The Flaviramulus sp. BrNp1-15 genome has a window encoding:
- a CDS encoding peroxiredoxin, producing MRILILLVLAFMFSCKSEVKINKLEAGTYRAELKVNDSLNLPFNFEVISEHTLKVFNAEEVIDVNEITYKNDSVYIQTPVFEGFIVAKIEDETLSGSYVKPNLNRVMPFKADKNNSRFNVSEKSTKHNISGNWETVFSPHEAEDRYIAKGIFKQQGNIVTGTFRTTTGDYRFLEGVLNDNQLQLSAFDGAHAFLFTATVTDSTMTGMFYSGNHWEEPFTARRNDTFELPDANELTFLKEGYDAINFTFPDADGTMVSLDDERFKNKVVLVQIMGTWCPNCLDESKFYAEFYNKNTDKDLEIVALAFEYVKTEEVAFKNIKRLKENTGINFPVLLAQYGTSSKTKANEKLPMLNHVLSYPTTIYIDKTGKVRKIHTGFNGPATGEKFTEFKAAFNHFIEKLLSE from the coding sequence ATGAGGATTTTAATCTTGTTGGTATTAGCTTTTATGTTTTCTTGTAAATCAGAAGTGAAAATTAACAAACTTGAAGCAGGAACTTACAGAGCAGAATTAAAAGTGAATGATTCACTTAACTTACCATTTAATTTTGAAGTGATTTCTGAACATACTTTAAAGGTTTTTAATGCTGAAGAAGTTATAGATGTAAATGAAATTACCTATAAAAATGATTCAGTTTATATACAAACACCAGTTTTTGAAGGTTTTATAGTGGCTAAAATAGAAGATGAAACACTTAGCGGAAGTTATGTAAAACCTAATTTAAATAGAGTGATGCCTTTTAAAGCTGATAAAAATAACTCTAGATTTAATGTGTCTGAAAAATCCACAAAACACAACATTTCTGGAAACTGGGAAACCGTTTTTAGCCCTCATGAAGCAGAAGATAGATACATTGCCAAAGGTATTTTTAAACAACAAGGCAATATCGTAACCGGAACTTTTAGAACTACAACCGGCGATTACCGATTTTTAGAAGGTGTTTTAAACGATAACCAATTGCAACTTTCTGCTTTTGATGGTGCGCATGCTTTTTTGTTTACGGCAACAGTAACAGATAGCACTATGACAGGCATGTTTTATTCTGGAAACCATTGGGAAGAACCTTTTACAGCTAGACGTAACGATACTTTTGAATTACCTGATGCAAATGAACTCACTTTTTTAAAAGAAGGTTACGATGCTATAAATTTTACATTTCCTGATGCTGATGGTACTATGGTGTCTTTAGATGATGAACGTTTTAAAAACAAAGTGGTTTTAGTACAAATTATGGGAACTTGGTGCCCAAATTGTTTAGATGAAAGTAAATTTTATGCAGAATTTTATAATAAGAATACAGACAAAGATTTAGAAATTGTGGCTTTGGCTTTTGAGTATGTGAAAACAGAAGAAGTGGCGTTTAAAAATATAAAACGTTTAAAAGAGAATACTGGTATAAATTTCCCGGTTTTACTAGCACAATATGGTACGAGCAGTAAAACCAAAGCTAACGAAAAATTACCCATGCTAAATCATGTATTGTCTTACCCAACTACCATTTACATTGATAAAACAGGCAAGGTTAGAAAAATACATACCGGTTTTAACGGACCAGCAACAGGCGAGAAATTTACTGAGTTTAAAGCAGCATTTAATCACTTTATTGAAAAGTTATTGAGTGAATGA
- a CDS encoding putative signal transducing protein has product MHDSNYIKIYSGDIILVQRIISELGKVDINAVVKDQNESGLDPKIYGGHSLQEIYVHKDELDKAVLVVEQITSELQN; this is encoded by the coding sequence ATGCACGATTCAAATTATATTAAAATATACTCAGGAGACATTATACTCGTTCAACGTATTATTTCTGAATTAGGAAAAGTAGATATTAACGCTGTAGTTAAAGATCAGAATGAGTCTGGGCTTGACCCCAAAATTTATGGAGGTCATTCACTACAAGAAATATATGTTCATAAAGATGAGCTAGATAAAGCTGTTTTAGTTGTAGAACAAATTACTTCAGAATTGCAGAATTAA
- the pheT gene encoding phenylalanine--tRNA ligase subunit beta, giving the protein MKISYNWLKQFLKTDWTPEKTGELLTDLGLEVEGIDEYQSVKGGLKGVVVGEVLACVKHPNADKLKLTTVNIGEDEPLQIVCGAPNVAAGQKVPVATIGTTLYTEEGEAWTIKKGKIRGEASHGMICAEDELGLGKSHDGILVLDNAIEVGTPVADIYKIENDHVFEIGLTPNRADAMSHLGVARDLKAGLVQKEISLELITPSVSAFHVDSRTLKIDVNVINKDLAPRYSGVTISGIKVKKSPSWLQNRLKAIGLSPINNVVDATNYVLHDLGQPLHAFDAVKISGNKIEVKTLKSGTKFTTLDGVERELHEDDLMICDVEKPMCIAGVFGGIDSGVTESTTSIFLESAYFNPVSIRKSAKRHGLNTDASFRFERGIDPNITEYALKRAVLLIQDLAGGEITSDIIDLYPNKIKDFEVRLSFENAKKLIGEEIPKETIKRILTSLDIKVNNVTEAGLGLTVPAYRNDVEREADIIEEVLRVYGYNNIAITEKLNASISNTSKFEDYKIQNIVGNQLVSQGFFEILSNSLTTPDYVALSEQLKDEHNITMLNPLSNDLSVLRQSLLFSGLEALSFNINRKRSDIKLFEFGKTYHGYDDKREEFKHLSLFVTGNQTQDSWLTSGKKSDFFYLKGSITAIFDRLGISRYNETPTKNDFFSEGLSLSFGKNKLVDFGLVKKSILKHFDISQEVLYADFNWDTILDVIKHNKITFKTITKYPEVKRDFALLLDDNITFESIYKLAKQSEKQLLKNVNLFDVYQGKNLPKGKKSYAVSFTLQDENKTLTDKQIDKIMNKLQTSFEKQLGAELR; this is encoded by the coding sequence ATGAAGATTTCATATAACTGGCTAAAACAATTTTTAAAAACAGATTGGACACCAGAAAAAACTGGCGAATTACTAACAGATTTAGGTCTTGAAGTGGAAGGTATTGACGAATACCAATCTGTAAAAGGCGGCTTAAAAGGCGTTGTTGTTGGCGAAGTTTTAGCCTGTGTAAAACACCCAAATGCCGATAAATTAAAACTTACAACTGTAAATATTGGCGAGGACGAACCTTTACAAATTGTTTGTGGAGCTCCTAATGTTGCTGCGGGACAAAAAGTACCTGTTGCCACAATTGGAACTACTTTATATACTGAAGAAGGTGAAGCGTGGACCATTAAAAAAGGTAAAATACGCGGTGAAGCCAGTCATGGAATGATTTGTGCCGAAGATGAATTAGGTTTAGGAAAATCTCATGATGGTATTCTAGTATTAGATAACGCTATTGAAGTTGGCACACCTGTTGCCGATATTTATAAAATTGAAAACGACCATGTTTTTGAAATTGGATTAACTCCAAACAGAGCAGATGCCATGAGCCACTTAGGTGTTGCTCGCGATTTAAAAGCTGGATTAGTACAAAAAGAAATAAGTCTAGAGCTTATAACGCCATCGGTTAGTGCGTTTCATGTAGATAGTAGAACATTAAAAATTGATGTTAATGTTATTAATAAAGATTTAGCGCCACGATATTCTGGTGTTACTATTTCTGGTATAAAAGTAAAAAAATCACCAAGTTGGTTACAAAATAGATTAAAAGCTATTGGTTTAAGCCCTATAAATAATGTGGTGGATGCTACAAACTATGTACTTCATGATTTGGGACAGCCTTTGCATGCTTTTGATGCGGTAAAAATTTCTGGGAATAAAATTGAAGTTAAAACTTTAAAATCTGGTACAAAATTTACAACATTAGACGGTGTAGAACGCGAATTACATGAAGATGATTTAATGATTTGTGATGTCGAAAAACCGATGTGTATTGCAGGTGTTTTTGGTGGTATAGATTCTGGAGTTACAGAAAGCACGACGAGTATCTTTTTAGAAAGTGCTTATTTCAATCCGGTTAGTATTCGTAAATCGGCTAAAAGACACGGATTAAATACAGATGCTTCTTTTAGATTTGAACGTGGTATAGACCCAAATATTACAGAATATGCTTTAAAACGTGCTGTATTGTTAATTCAAGATCTTGCTGGTGGAGAAATTACCAGCGATATTATTGATTTATATCCAAATAAAATCAAAGATTTTGAAGTACGTTTAAGTTTTGAAAATGCTAAAAAGTTAATTGGTGAAGAAATTCCTAAAGAAACTATAAAACGCATTTTAACCTCTTTAGATATTAAAGTAAATAATGTTACAGAAGCTGGTTTAGGTTTAACCGTACCTGCATATAGAAATGATGTGGAGCGTGAAGCTGATATTATTGAGGAAGTTTTACGTGTTTATGGTTATAACAATATTGCCATTACAGAGAAATTAAATGCTTCTATTTCTAATACTTCGAAATTTGAAGATTATAAAATTCAGAATATTGTTGGAAACCAATTAGTATCGCAAGGGTTTTTCGAAATACTTTCAAATTCGTTAACAACACCAGATTATGTTGCTTTAAGCGAGCAATTAAAAGATGAGCATAACATTACTATGCTAAATCCTTTAAGTAATGATTTATCTGTTTTAAGACAGTCTCTATTATTTTCAGGATTAGAAGCCTTATCATTTAATATTAACCGAAAACGAAGTGATATCAAACTTTTTGAATTTGGTAAAACATATCACGGTTATGATGACAAACGCGAAGAGTTTAAACATTTATCATTGTTTGTAACAGGAAATCAAACACAAGATAGTTGGTTAACTTCAGGCAAAAAAAGTGATTTCTTTTACCTAAAAGGAAGTATAACCGCAATTTTTGATCGCTTAGGTATTTCAAGATATAATGAAACACCTACTAAAAATGATTTTTTTAGTGAAGGTTTAAGTTTAAGTTTTGGAAAAAACAAACTGGTAGACTTTGGATTAGTTAAAAAATCTATATTAAAACATTTTGATATTTCTCAAGAGGTTTTGTATGCAGATTTTAATTGGGATACCATTTTAGATGTTATTAAACACAACAAAATAACATTTAAAACCATTACAAAATATCCAGAAGTAAAACGTGATTTTGCATTGTTATTAGATGATAATATTACTTTTGAGTCTATTTACAAACTTGCTAAACAAAGTGAAAAACAATTGCTTAAAAATGTGAATTTATTTGATGTTTATCAAGGTAAAAACTTACCAAAAGGTAAAAAAAGTTACGCTGTTAGTTTTACATTACAAGATGAAAACAAAACGCTTACCGATAAGCAAATTGATAAGATTATGAATAAACTGCAAACTAGTTTTGAAAAACAATTAGGTGCAGAGTTGAGATAA
- a CDS encoding ABC-F family ATP-binding cassette domain-containing protein, whose translation MLSVSNLSVQFGKRVLFDEVNTTFNNGNCYGIIGANGSGKSTFLKIISGKQEPTSGHVHLEPGKRMSVLEQNHNLYDEHTVLETVLMGNKPLFKIKTEIDALYADYTDENAEKIGELQVEFEEMNGWNADSDAAAMLSNLGIKEEFHYTLMADLDGKQKVRVLLAQALFGNPDVLIMDEPTNDLDYETISWLENFLANYENCVIVVSHDRHFLDAVCTHISDIDFGKINHYSGNYTFWYESSQLAARQHAQQNKKAEEKKKELEEFIRRFSANVAKSKQATSRKKMIEKLNIADIRRTSRRYPAIIFEREREAGDQILNIDKLEASIDGEVLFKNIDLNLAKGDKVVVFSRDSRATTAFYQIINNKEKADSGKFAWGVTTTQSYLPLDNSEFFKNDLSLVDWLRQWATTEEEREEVYIRGFLGKMIFSGEEALKKSNVLSGGEKVRCMLSRMMMVRANVLMLDEPTNHLDLESITAFNNSLKNFKGTVLFTTHDHEFAQTVANRVVELTPNGVIDRYTTFDEYMQDKKIKELRDKMYAVTA comes from the coding sequence ATGTTATCAGTATCAAACCTTTCGGTTCAATTTGGAAAACGTGTTCTTTTTGATGAAGTAAACACAACCTTTAATAATGGCAATTGCTATGGTATTATTGGTGCCAATGGTTCTGGAAAATCTACATTTTTAAAAATCATTTCTGGAAAACAAGAACCAACATCTGGTCATGTTCATCTAGAACCTGGTAAACGTATGTCTGTTTTAGAACAAAATCATAACTTATATGATGAGCATACAGTTTTGGAAACTGTTTTAATGGGAAATAAACCATTATTTAAAATTAAAACAGAAATAGATGCTTTATATGCTGATTATACAGATGAAAATGCTGAAAAAATTGGAGAGCTACAGGTAGAGTTTGAAGAAATGAATGGTTGGAATGCCGATAGTGATGCAGCTGCCATGTTATCTAATCTAGGTATTAAAGAGGAGTTTCATTATACGTTAATGGCAGATTTAGATGGAAAACAAAAAGTACGTGTGTTATTAGCGCAGGCTTTGTTTGGAAATCCAGATGTGTTGATAATGGATGAGCCTACCAATGATTTGGATTATGAAACTATATCTTGGTTAGAAAATTTCTTAGCAAATTATGAAAACTGTGTTATTGTTGTTTCGCATGATAGACACTTTTTAGATGCCGTTTGTACTCATATTTCTGATATTGACTTCGGAAAAATAAATCATTATTCTGGTAATTATACATTTTGGTATGAATCGTCTCAATTAGCAGCACGTCAACACGCACAACAGAATAAAAAAGCAGAAGAAAAGAAAAAAGAATTAGAAGAATTTATTCGTCGTTTTTCTGCAAACGTAGCAAAAAGTAAACAGGCTACAAGTAGAAAGAAAATGATTGAAAAGCTTAATATAGCCGACATTAGAAGAACAAGTAGACGTTATCCTGCTATTATTTTTGAAAGAGAAAGAGAAGCTGGAGATCAAATATTAAATATTGATAAACTTGAAGCTTCAATTGATGGAGAAGTTTTGTTTAAGAACATAGATTTAAACTTAGCTAAAGGTGATAAAGTAGTTGTGTTTTCAAGAGATTCTAGAGCAACAACGGCATTTTATCAAATCATAAACAACAAAGAAAAAGCTGATTCAGGAAAATTTGCTTGGGGTGTAACCACAACACAATCGTATTTACCACTTGACAATAGTGAATTTTTTAAAAATGATTTAAGTTTAGTAGATTGGTTACGCCAATGGGCAACTACTGAAGAGGAAAGAGAAGAAGTTTACATTCGTGGGTTTTTAGGAAAAATGATTTTTAGTGGAGAAGAAGCACTTAAAAAATCAAATGTGCTTTCTGGAGGTGAAAAAGTACGTTGTATGTTAAGTAGAATGATGATGGTGAGAGCAAACGTTTTAATGCTTGATGAACCTACAAATCACTTAGACTTAGAGAGTATTACAGCATTTAATAATTCACTTAAAAACTTTAAAGGCACAGTTTTATTTACTACTCACGATCATGAGTTCGCACAAACTGTTGCTAATAGAGTAGTAGAGTTAACGCCTAATGGTGTAATAGACCGATACACTACTTTTGATGAGTACATGCAAGATAAGAAGATTAAAGAGTTGCGAGATAAAATGTATGCGGTTACAGCGTAG
- a CDS encoding antibiotic biosynthesis monooxygenase encodes MIARIWHGTTKASDYEEYSQFMIVKAIPDYQKTTGFKKLSFLRRLDNNIAHFTLITYWENLEVIKNFAGKDFEKAKYYPEDKKYLLEFEPNVIHYEVFAD; translated from the coding sequence ATGATTGCTAGAATTTGGCATGGTACTACAAAAGCAAGTGATTACGAGGAATATTCACAATTTATGATTGTAAAAGCCATTCCTGATTACCAAAAAACTACAGGTTTTAAAAAATTATCTTTTTTACGAAGATTAGATAACAATATTGCACACTTCACCCTAATAACGTATTGGGAAAACTTAGAAGTTATTAAAAATTTTGCTGGAAAAGATTTTGAAAAAGCAAAATACTATCCTGAAGACAAAAAATATCTCTTAGAATTTGAACCAAACGTGATACACTATGAGGTGTTTGCTGATTAA
- a CDS encoding phosphatase PAP2 family protein gives MSFKYSFIFLCCFFISNNVISQDALYKINQDSSSTWTLLKYDVNTTWKGVKHSFTKPLHWKEKDFVKLGGLIVGTAALSFADEEFDHFIDRQRSDFPGVVRDFGWYFGSPQNYFMANAGLYGFGLLTKNEKIRRTSVLIITSSITTGVIQTLAKNGFGRARPGTGLGAHYFKLFSKEPGLHSFPSGHTILSVTMSHAIAKQFDNTWAKVGIYSLGAIPPLSRLIDGAHWLTDITLSAAISIIVVDSIDKFLSKNESHGIVNPKANKISWNVQFSGNKIGLVGTF, from the coding sequence ATGTCTTTTAAATATAGTTTCATTTTTCTTTGCTGTTTTTTTATTAGCAATAATGTAATCTCGCAAGATGCGCTTTATAAAATTAATCAAGATAGCTCCTCTACTTGGACACTTTTAAAATATGATGTCAATACTACTTGGAAAGGTGTAAAACATTCATTTACAAAACCTTTACATTGGAAAGAAAAAGATTTTGTTAAACTAGGTGGTTTAATTGTAGGTACAGCTGCATTATCATTTGCAGATGAAGAGTTTGATCATTTTATTGATAGACAACGAAGTGATTTCCCTGGAGTAGTTAGAGATTTTGGTTGGTATTTTGGTAGTCCACAAAACTATTTTATGGCAAATGCCGGTTTATATGGTTTTGGATTACTAACAAAAAATGAAAAAATAAGACGAACTAGCGTTTTAATAATAACATCTTCTATTACAACTGGAGTAATACAAACGCTTGCAAAAAACGGTTTCGGTAGAGCAAGACCCGGTACAGGTTTGGGAGCGCATTATTTTAAGCTTTTTTCTAAAGAACCTGGACTTCATTCTTTTCCTTCTGGACATACTATTTTATCTGTAACCATGTCACATGCCATAGCAAAGCAATTTGATAACACATGGGCCAAAGTTGGTATTTATTCGCTTGGAGCTATTCCTCCTCTTTCAAGGTTAATTGATGGCGCACATTGGTTAACAGACATAACCCTTAGTGCTGCCATAAGTATTATTGTGGTTGATAGTATTGATAAATTCTTGTCCAAAAATGAATCTCATGGTATAGTCAACCCAAAGGCTAACAAAATTTCTTGGAATGTTCAGTTTTCTGGTAACAAAATAGGATTGGTTGGTACTTTTTGA